A DNA window from Paraclostridium bifermentans contains the following coding sequences:
- a CDS encoding GNAT family N-acetyltransferase, with amino-acid sequence MNYKVLTHDDFDDIVDISRNIWDGHDYLPKVFHKWVDDKEGCFIGLVKEGKVVAVGKYTVLPDRQGWLEGLRVHIDYRGQQLAHAISDMIFNLAREDLRNNKITNIAMCTHIDTQASIKMMEAKNFYLAQSCLIVFKDYDFIKKSNLNLLDFKVEKWNISYKEFKNLDYFKTCNNKLTYGFTFLNICENIFNDLVKSDSLLIVNGHKCIIKMKGCPSIICIDNTFEGINDATNYSLLKYKSKEAEIYITNPYDKLINQLKENNFESISNFKNDCVYYVYDEK; translated from the coding sequence TTGAATTATAAAGTTCTAACACACGATGATTTCGATGATATAGTAGATATATCTCGAAACATTTGGGATGGCCATGACTATTTACCCAAAGTCTTTCATAAATGGGTTGATGATAAAGAAGGTTGTTTTATTGGATTAGTTAAAGAAGGTAAAGTTGTAGCAGTTGGTAAATATACAGTTTTACCAGATAGACAAGGATGGCTTGAAGGACTTAGAGTACATATAGATTATAGGGGACAGCAACTTGCCCATGCTATTTCTGATATGATATTTAATTTAGCAAGAGAAGATTTAAGAAATAATAAAATAACTAATATAGCAATGTGCACTCATATAGACACTCAAGCTAGTATAAAAATGATGGAAGCTAAGAATTTTTATTTAGCTCAAAGCTGCTTAATAGTTTTTAAAGATTATGATTTTATAAAAAAATCTAACTTAAATTTATTAGATTTTAAAGTTGAAAAATGGAATATTTCTTATAAAGAATTTAAAAATCTCGATTATTTTAAAACTTGTAATAATAAATTAACTTATGGATTTACATTTTTAAATATTTGCGAAAATATTTTTAATGATTTAGTTAAAAGTGATTCTTTATTAATAGTTAATGGTCATAAATGTATTATAAAAATGAAAGGATGTCCATCTATTATATGCATAGATAACACATTTGAAGGAATTAATGATGCTACTAATTATTCTTTATTGAAATATAAATCAAAAGAGGCTGAAATTTATATAACAAATCCATATGATAAACTTATAAATCAGCTTAAAGAAAATAATTTTGAATCAATATCTAATTTTAAAAATGATTGTGTCTATTATGTTTATGATGAAAAATAA
- the tsaB gene encoding tRNA (adenosine(37)-N6)-threonylcarbamoyltransferase complex dimerization subunit type 1 TsaB → MKILGIDTATHSTSVCIVEDDKLICEYTVNTKKTHSQKLMVMIESMIKESDLNIKDIDAIAICIGPGSFTGLRISMATAKAISQVRNLPIIAVDSLESLAFNMNLCERVICPILDAQRNQVYTGKYRFENGEFKTLEDVKVVTIDELVDELSKSNEEFIIVGEATNLYKEKLDEVKNCYIASVSNNVSKASSLCAVAGIKFKKDVDVHNCYTINPMYIRKSQAEVQYEEKMKRLENDK, encoded by the coding sequence ATGAAAATTTTAGGGATAGATACAGCTACACATTCAACAAGTGTATGTATTGTAGAAGATGACAAGCTAATATGTGAATATACAGTGAATACTAAAAAAACACATTCACAAAAACTAATGGTTATGATTGAATCAATGATAAAAGAAAGTGATTTAAATATAAAAGATATTGATGCAATAGCTATATGTATAGGTCCAGGATCATTTACAGGATTAAGGATTTCTATGGCTACAGCTAAAGCTATATCACAAGTTAGAAACCTACCAATAATAGCTGTTGATTCACTAGAATCTTTAGCCTTCAACATGAATCTTTGTGAGAGAGTAATTTGTCCTATACTAGATGCACAAAGAAACCAAGTTTACACAGGAAAATATAGATTTGAAAATGGAGAATTTAAAACATTAGAAGATGTAAAAGTAGTTACAATAGATGAATTAGTAGATGAACTATCTAAATCAAATGAAGAGTTTATTATTGTTGGAGAAGCTACAAATTTATATAAAGAAAAACTTGATGAAGTTAAAAATTGTTATATAGCGTCTGTATCTAACAATGTAAGTAAAGCTAGTAGTTTATGTGCTGTAGCTGGAATTAAATTCAAGAAAGATGTAGATGTACATAATTGCTATACTATAAATCCGATGTACATAAGAAAGTCTCAAGCGGAAGTTCAGTATGAGGAAAAAATGAAGAGGCTAGAAAATGATAAATAA
- the tsaE gene encoding tRNA (adenosine(37)-N6)-threonylcarbamoyltransferase complex ATPase subunit type 1 TsaE, with protein MIKIYLENEDQTRDIGFKLGKLLTPKSVVCLIGDLGAGKTTMTQSLAQSLEVDDYITSPTFTIVNEYEGKMPLYHFDVYRIGSSDEMYDIGFDEYINGDGVCIIEWANLIEDILPDEYLYIEMNYKENGREMMLTPKGEKYEEIVKELTK; from the coding sequence ATGATTAAAATATATTTAGAAAATGAAGATCAAACAAGAGATATAGGATTTAAATTAGGTAAACTTTTAACGCCAAAAAGTGTAGTATGCTTAATAGGTGATTTAGGTGCAGGAAAAACTACTATGACTCAAAGCTTAGCACAGTCTTTAGAAGTAGATGATTATATAACTAGTCCTACTTTTACAATAGTAAATGAATATGAAGGTAAAATGCCTTTATACCATTTTGATGTGTATAGAATTGGAAGTAGTGATGAAATGTATGATATAGGATTTGATGAGTATATAAATGGAGATGGAGTTTGTATAATTGAATGGGCAAACTTAATCGAGGATATACTACCAGACGAATATTTATATATAGAAATGAATTATAAAGAAAATGGAAGAGAAATGATGCTGACTCCAAAAGGAGAAAAGTATGAAGAAATAGTTAAGGAGCTGACTAAGTAA
- a CDS encoding Tex family protein gives MDINKILKEEFNLRDSQVENTIKLIDEGNTIPFIARYRKEMTGEMSDVILRAFYDKLVYLRNLQSRKDDVQRIIDEQGKLTDEILKNIKLAKTLQEVEDIYAPYKQKKRTRATIAKEKGLENLAIAILNDKVDINLECKKYIDKEKEVNSEEDALKGAKDIIAELVSEDAKLRKYIRELALREGVISSKNSKDEKSVYDMYYEFSESVKTIAPHRVLAINRGEKEEYLKVKLEINNEKVINHIVDIYVNKNNQINKEEIICAIEDSYKRLIFPSIEREIRNHLTDLAHERAISVFGQNVKSLLLQPPVKDKVVMGFDPAYRTGCKIAVVDKNGKLLDYTTVYPTKPQNDVDGAKKTLKGLIEKYNIDIISIGNGTASRESEQFVSEMIGEINGNVQYTIVSEAGASVYSASELANEEHPDINVSIRGAISIARRLQDPLAELVKIDPKSIGVGQYQHDLNKKRLEEVLSGVVEDAVNSVGVDLNTASYSLLEHVAGISKTIAKNIIEYREENGDFTSRAQIKKVKRLGPQAFTQCAGFMRITNSKNPLDNTGVHPESYDTCKSLLETLGYSLNDLKNRNVDEIDSKIADIGIKKLSEGLEVGIVTLKDIISEIKKPGRDPREEGIKPVLRTDVLKIEDIKEGMVLKGTVRNVVDFGAFVDIGIKNDGLVHKSQMSNKFVKDPMTVVTVGDVIDVKVIGIDLKTQKVSLTMKDIKEV, from the coding sequence TACTATAAAGCTTATAGATGAAGGAAACACTATACCATTTATAGCCAGATATAGAAAAGAAATGACTGGTGAAATGAGTGATGTTATACTTAGAGCTTTTTATGATAAATTAGTTTATTTAAGAAATTTACAAAGTAGAAAAGATGATGTACAAAGGATAATAGATGAACAAGGTAAGTTAACGGATGAAATATTAAAAAACATAAAGCTAGCTAAAACGCTTCAAGAAGTTGAAGATATTTATGCTCCATATAAACAAAAGAAAAGAACAAGAGCAACTATTGCAAAAGAAAAAGGTTTAGAAAATTTAGCAATAGCTATATTAAATGATAAAGTAGATATAAATTTAGAATGTAAGAAATATATAGATAAAGAAAAAGAAGTAAACTCTGAAGAAGATGCATTAAAAGGAGCTAAAGATATAATAGCAGAATTAGTTTCAGAAGATGCCAAGCTAAGAAAGTATATAAGAGAGTTAGCTTTAAGAGAAGGCGTTATATCAAGTAAAAACTCAAAAGATGAAAAATCTGTATATGATATGTATTACGAATTTAGTGAATCTGTGAAAACTATAGCGCCACATAGAGTGTTGGCTATAAATAGAGGAGAAAAAGAAGAATATTTAAAAGTTAAATTAGAAATTAATAATGAAAAAGTAATAAATCATATAGTTGATATATATGTTAATAAAAACAACCAAATAAATAAAGAAGAAATAATTTGTGCTATAGAAGATTCATACAAAAGACTTATATTCCCTTCGATAGAAAGAGAGATAAGAAATCATTTAACTGATTTAGCACATGAAAGAGCAATAAGTGTTTTTGGACAAAATGTTAAGAGCTTATTACTTCAACCACCTGTAAAGGATAAAGTGGTTATGGGATTTGACCCAGCATATAGAACTGGATGTAAGATAGCTGTTGTAGATAAGAATGGTAAGTTATTAGATTATACAACTGTATATCCAACTAAACCTCAAAATGATGTAGATGGAGCAAAAAAGACTTTAAAAGGACTTATAGAAAAATATAATATAGATATAATTTCTATAGGTAATGGTACAGCATCGAGAGAATCAGAACAATTTGTATCTGAAATGATAGGTGAAATAAATGGTAATGTTCAATATACTATAGTAAGTGAAGCAGGTGCATCTGTATATTCAGCATCAGAGCTTGCTAATGAAGAACATCCAGATATAAATGTATCTATAAGAGGAGCTATATCTATAGCAAGAAGATTGCAAGACCCTTTAGCTGAGTTAGTGAAAATTGATCCTAAAAGTATTGGAGTAGGACAATATCAACATGATCTTAATAAAAAAAGATTAGAAGAAGTTTTAAGTGGAGTTGTAGAAGATGCAGTAAACTCTGTAGGTGTAGACTTAAATACGGCTTCATATTCATTACTTGAACATGTAGCAGGAATAAGCAAAACTATAGCGAAAAATATAATTGAGTATAGAGAAGAAAATGGAGATTTTACATCAAGAGCTCAAATTAAAAAAGTTAAAAGATTAGGGCCACAAGCATTTACTCAATGTGCAGGGTTTATGAGAATAACAAATTCAAAAAATCCTTTAGACAACACTGGTGTACATCCTGAAAGTTATGATACTTGTAAAAGTTTACTGGAGACACTAGGATACTCATTGAATGATTTGAAAAATAGAAATGTAGATGAAATAGATTCTAAGATAGCAGATATTGGAATAAAAAAATTAAGTGAAGGATTAGAAGTAGGAATTGTTACTTTAAAGGATATTATATCTGAAATAAAAAAACCAGGAAGAGATCCAAGAGAAGAAGGGATTAAACCTGTACTTAGAACAGATGTATTAAAAATTGAAGATATAAAAGAAGGTATGGTTTTAAAAGGAACTGTAAGGAATGTTGTAGATTTTGGAGCATTTGTTGATATTGGAATAAAAAATGATGGTTTAGTTCATAAATCACAGATGAGTAATAAATTTGTAAAAGATCCTATGACAGTAGTAACTGTAGGGGATGTAATAGATGTAAAAGTAATAGGGATAGATTTAAAAACACAAAAGGTTTCTTTAACTATGAAAGATATAAAAGAAGTATAG
- a CDS encoding ECF transporter S component — translation MDNIFTNKKTMSTNTMTKVAILAAISYILMFIAIPIPGIFPDFLKLDISDVPAIFGGMTLGPVAGFTIVLIKNLFQAMTASTTAWIGETANLLIGGSYVVILSLAYRHKRNIKGLFLGFFLGTIVMIVIGCLTNYYMLLPFYGKVMPMEAIVNMGHVINPNVVDLKSFVIWMIAPFNLVKAILMSVITLPLYKKMEVILKK, via the coding sequence ATGGATAATATATTCACTAATAAAAAAACTATGAGTACAAATACAATGACAAAGGTAGCTATTTTAGCAGCAATTTCTTATATTTTAATGTTTATAGCAATACCTATTCCAGGTATATTTCCTGATTTCTTAAAACTAGATATATCAGATGTTCCTGCTATATTTGGAGGTATGACATTAGGGCCAGTAGCAGGTTTTACAATAGTTCTTATTAAAAATTTATTCCAAGCAATGACAGCATCAACAACAGCTTGGATAGGTGAAACAGCAAACTTATTAATTGGTGGTTCATATGTAGTAATTTTATCATTAGCATACAGACACAAAAGAAATATAAAGGGATTATTTTTAGGATTTTTCTTAGGAACAATAGTTATGATAGTAATAGGGTGTTTAACTAACTATTATATGTTACTACCTTTCTATGGAAAAGTAATGCCTATGGAAGCTATAGTAAATATGGGACATGTAATAAATCCTAATGTAGTAGATTTAAAGAGTTTTGTTATTTGGATGATAGCTCCATTTAACTTAGTTAAAGCAATACTAATGTCAGTAATTACATTACCTCTTTATAAAAAGATGGAGGTAATATTAAAAAAATAA
- a CDS encoding amidohydrolase: MLFIKNGIINTVTNGIIQGDILIENGKIIEIGTDIVAPLDVEVIDANGSLIFPGFIDAHTHLGLWEDGMGFEGADGNEETDPITPHLNPIDGINPMERSFEEARNGGITSACSTPGSANVMGGQCIAIKTVGRRIDKMIIKNPVASKIAFGENPKSCYGQEEKAPQTRMAIAAMLRETLKEAEQYLEDIRLHEEDDENEKPDYDIKMESLLPVLNREIPFKVHAHRADDMFTAIRIAKEFNLKLTLDHCTEGHLIVEDLVEEAYPVIVGPSLSERSKIELRNLTFDTAGVLSNAGMQVSLTTDHPVVPLHYLPVCAGIAVKHGMDSKKAIEAITINPAKTLGIDNRVGSIEVGKDADIVIWDNNPLEIQSNVLYTIIDGKVVYRKQA, translated from the coding sequence ATGCTTTTTATAAAAAATGGAATTATAAACACAGTCACTAATGGAATTATACAGGGTGACATACTTATTGAAAATGGGAAAATAATAGAAATTGGAACAGATATAGTTGCACCATTAGATGTAGAAGTTATAGATGCAAATGGAAGTTTAATTTTTCCTGGGTTTATAGATGCACATACACATTTAGGTTTATGGGAAGATGGTATGGGATTTGAGGGAGCTGATGGAAATGAAGAAACAGATCCAATAACGCCACATTTAAATCCTATAGATGGAATAAATCCTATGGAAAGAAGTTTTGAAGAAGCGAGAAACGGTGGAATTACATCTGCATGTAGTACACCAGGAAGTGCAAATGTCATGGGAGGACAATGTATCGCTATAAAGACTGTTGGTAGAAGAATAGATAAGATGATAATAAAAAATCCTGTGGCATCAAAAATAGCTTTTGGTGAAAATCCAAAAAGTTGTTATGGGCAAGAAGAAAAAGCTCCACAAACTAGAATGGCAATTGCTGCAATGTTAAGAGAAACATTAAAAGAAGCTGAGCAGTATCTAGAAGATATAAGATTGCATGAAGAAGATGATGAAAATGAAAAGCCCGATTATGATATAAAAATGGAAAGTTTACTTCCAGTATTAAATAGAGAAATTCCATTTAAAGTACATGCACATAGAGCTGATGATATGTTTACAGCGATAAGAATTGCAAAAGAATTCAATTTAAAGTTAACATTAGATCATTGTACAGAAGGGCATTTAATAGTTGAAGATTTAGTAGAAGAAGCGTATCCAGTTATAGTAGGGCCTTCGCTTTCTGAAAGATCAAAAATAGAATTAAGAAATTTAACTTTTGATACAGCTGGGGTTTTATCAAATGCAGGAATGCAAGTTTCACTAACTACAGATCATCCTGTAGTTCCTCTACATTACTTACCTGTATGTGCAGGAATAGCGGTTAAACATGGAATGGATTCTAAAAAAGCTATAGAAGCGATAACTATAAATCCTGCAAAAACATTAGGTATAGATAATAGGGTAGGTTCTATAGAAGTTGGGAAAGATGCAGATATAGTTATATGGGATAATAATCCTTTAGAAATTCAAAGCAATGTCCTGTATACTATAATTGATGGAAAAGTTGTATATAGAAAACAAGCTTAA
- the rimI gene encoding ribosomal protein S18-alanine N-acetyltransferase, producing the protein MINNNLIIRDMTSSDVDGVFEVEKNCFEHYWSKGEFEKEMKNDVANYLVAEIDKKIVGYVGIWFIAGEGHITNVAVHSDFRGQKIGDELIKHLVKKCKENHIFAMTLEVRVSNVVAQNLYKKYGFKLAGIRKEYYSDNKEDAMIMWSQLKEV; encoded by the coding sequence ATGATAAATAATAATTTAATAATAAGAGATATGACAAGCAGTGATGTAGATGGAGTTTTTGAAGTTGAAAAAAATTGCTTTGAACATTACTGGTCTAAAGGCGAATTTGAAAAAGAGATGAAAAATGATGTTGCTAATTATTTAGTAGCAGAAATTGATAAAAAGATTGTTGGTTACGTAGGTATATGGTTTATAGCTGGAGAAGGTCATATAACAAATGTAGCTGTACATAGTGATTTTAGAGGACAAAAGATAGGTGATGAACTTATCAAGCATCTTGTTAAAAAATGCAAAGAAAATCACATATTTGCTATGACATTAGAAGTTAGAGTATCTAATGTAGTAGCTCAAAATTTATATAAAAAATATGGATTTAAATTAGCAGGGATAAGAAAAGAGTATTATAGTGACAATAAAGAAGATGCAATGATAATGTGGAGCCAATTAAAAGAGGTGTAG